AAGGCGTACGTCGAAGCGGTCGACACCGAGACCGGTGGCGAGGCCGACGACAAGCAGAGCCGTCTCCCGGTGCTCGAGAAGGACCAGGACCTCACCGCGACCGAGCTGAGCCCGGACGGGCACACCACGTCGCCGCCGGCCCGCTACTCGGAGCCGAGCCTGGTCAGCAAGCTGGAAGAGCTGGGCATCGGCCGTCCGTCGACGTACGCGTCGATCATCAAGACCATCCAGGACCGCGGCTACGTCTGGAAGAAGGGCTCCGCGCTCGTTCCTTCGTGGGTCGCGTTCGCCGTGATCGGCCTGATGGAACGGCACTTCGAGCGGCTCGTCGACTACGACTTCACCGCCGGCATGGAGGACGAGCTCGACCGCATCGCCAACGGCGACGAGCAGCGCGGTCAGTGGCTGTCGAAGTTCTACTTCGGCGGCGACATGGGCGTCGACGGCTCGATCGGCCGGCTGGGCGGGCTGAAGAAGCTCGTCGAAGGCAGTGTCGAGGACATCGACGCACGGGAGATCAACTCGATCCCGCTGTTCAGCGACGCCGACGGGCACACCGTCGTCGTCCGCGTCGGCCGCTACGGGCCGTACCTGGAGCGCGAGGTCGACGGCGAGTCGCAGCGCGCGAACCTGCCCGAGGACCTGCCGCCGGACGAGCTCTCGCAGGAGATCGCGGAGAAGCTGTTCGCGACCCCGCAGGAGGGCCGCACGCTGGGCAACGACCCGGTGAGCGGGCACCCGATCGTCGCGAAGGAAGGCCGCTTCGGGCCGTATGTGACCGAGGTGCTGCCGGAGATCGAGATCCCCGAGGACGCGACGGCAGCGCAGAAGAAGGCCGCCAAGGCGAAGGCGCCGAAGCCGCGTACGGGCTCGCTGTTCAAGTCGATGGACATCGAGACCATCACCCTCGAGGACGCGCTGAAGCTGCTTTCGCTGCCGCGCGTGGTCGGCAAGGACCCGGAGTCCGGTGACGAGATCACGGCGCAGAACGGGCGCTACGGGCCGTACCTGAAGAAGGGCACGGACTCGCGCTCGCTCGCGACCGAGGACCAGCTCTTCTCGATCACCGTCGAAGAGGCGCTGAAGATCTACGCGGAGCCGAAGCAGCGTGGGCGTTCCGCCACGGCGAAGCCGCCGCTCAAGGAACTCGGCGAGGACCCGGTGTCGAAGAAGCCGATGGTGGTCAAGGACGGGCGCTTCGGCCCGTACGTGACCGACGGCGAGTACAACGCGACGCTGCGGAAGGGCGACGAAATCGAGTCGCTGACCGCGGAACGGGCGTCCGAGCTGCTCGCGGAGAAGCGGGCGAAGGGGCCGGCGCCGAAGCGGAAGGCCCCGGCGCGGAAGCCGGCTTCGACGACGGCGAAGACGGTCAAGGCGGGCACGAGCAAGACCGCCAAGGCCGCGGCCGCGAAGTCCACCACGGCGAAGCGCTCCAGCTCGACCGCGACGAAGGCCAAGTAAGACCGCTCGTGAAGGCCCCCGGTGCGCCGGGGGCCTTCACTGCGTCCGGCCACACTTTCG
This genomic window from Amycolatopsis mongoliensis contains:
- the topA gene encoding type I DNA topoisomerase — translated: MSGEQDSVAGARTKKTGASADNGAGHRRLVIVESPTKARKIAPYLGGGYVVESSVGHIRDLPRGAADVPAQYKGESWARLGVDVDNGFKALYVVTPDKKSKVTELKSLLKDVDELYLATDPDREGEAIAWHLLETLKPKVPVRRMVFHEVTEQAIRAAADSTRELDADLVDAQETRRILDRLYGYEVSPVLWKKVMPKLSAGRVQSVATRIVVERERERMRFTSASYWDISATMDAGEEASPRNFPARLVAVDGARLATGRDFGSDGQLKASNTEVRVLAEADARRLAEGLKQRDFKVASVEEKPYTRKPYAPFMTSTLQQEAGRKMRFTSERTMRIAQKLYENGYITYMRTDSTTLSESAISAARSQATQLYGKEYVSPSPRQYTRKVKNAQEAHEAIRPSGEVFRTPGQVASELDTDEYRLYEMIWQRTIASQMADAKGTTMSVRIVGNATSGEECTFAASGRTITFAGFLKAYVEAVDTETGGEADDKQSRLPVLEKDQDLTATELSPDGHTTSPPARYSEPSLVSKLEELGIGRPSTYASIIKTIQDRGYVWKKGSALVPSWVAFAVIGLMERHFERLVDYDFTAGMEDELDRIANGDEQRGQWLSKFYFGGDMGVDGSIGRLGGLKKLVEGSVEDIDAREINSIPLFSDADGHTVVVRVGRYGPYLEREVDGESQRANLPEDLPPDELSQEIAEKLFATPQEGRTLGNDPVSGHPIVAKEGRFGPYVTEVLPEIEIPEDATAAQKKAAKAKAPKPRTGSLFKSMDIETITLEDALKLLSLPRVVGKDPESGDEITAQNGRYGPYLKKGTDSRSLATEDQLFSITVEEALKIYAEPKQRGRSATAKPPLKELGEDPVSKKPMVVKDGRFGPYVTDGEYNATLRKGDEIESLTAERASELLAEKRAKGPAPKRKAPARKPASTTAKTVKAGTSKTAKAAAAKSTTAKRSSSTATKAK